The following DNA comes from Terriglobales bacterium.
CAGCCACGGCCGCGGTAATCATGGCCCAGGGAATCACGTAGGTAATGGTCGAACCCAGATAGCCCCACGGACGCGAGTCGCGTATCCCGCGCGCCAGTCGCAACTGGTGCTGAAAAAATTCGCTCCAGGTATAGGCCGGCAAAAAAGTCTGCACGCTTTGATCGGCAACTTCAACTTTGAATCCGGCACGCGAGACGCGGGCCCCAAGCTGGTAATCATCGGAAAGATAATTCACCAGAGATTCCAGGTCTCCGGCCTTTTCCAGGACATGGCGCGGCAACGCCAGTGTAGCGCCAAAAGCGAAATGCAACCCGCCTTCCAGGGTGCGGGCTGCGAGCACTCCCGATGCAAAATCTGTGTTGATGCTCAGCGCCTCCAGGTGCGAGCAAAGCGAGTTCGAAGCCCGGGCGCTATAGAGGCAGGTCACCATACCCACTTGTTTTGACCGGAACGGACGCATGACGTGGCGTAGGTAATCGCTTTCAACCCTGATATCGCCGTCGTTGATCACCAGGTACTCGTAACGGGCGGCGGGGATCATCTGCATCAATTTGCCGACTTTAGGATTTGTGCCCATACCCGGGGAGCAGACCACCGCCTCGATTTTTCTCTGGGGAAACTCGCGGCGAAGCTGCTCGATCAGCGGAGCGGCAGTGTCTTCCGCGTGACTCAGGCCAAAGATGATTTCGTACTC
Coding sequences within:
- the hpnI gene encoding bacteriohopanetetrol glucosamine biosynthesis glycosyltransferase HpnI, giving the protein MPLVPTLAGVAYQILVFTGIRQFFRLRGNGGTESKESTPPISILKPVKGYDPGAYESFRSHCVQDYPEYEIIFGLSHAEDTAAPLIEQLRREFPQRKIEAVVCSPGMGTNPKVGKLMQMIPAARYEYLVINDGDIRVESDYLRHVMRPFRSKQVGMVTCLYSARASNSLCSHLEALSINTDFASGVLAARTLEGGLHFAFGATLALPRHVLEKAGDLESLVNYLSDDYQLGARVSRAGFKVEVADQSVQTFLPAYTWSEFFQHQLRLARGIRDSRPWGYLGSTITYVIPWAMITAAVAGGATWSLLLLAAALGLRITSAIIVAAGVLNDRQIWRNFWLLPLRDWAAAAVWLVSFAGHNVTWRGTEYTLKDGKLLSKTPDSTDPADSQPSIPCSNHKQ